Proteins co-encoded in one Arachis hypogaea cultivar Tifrunner chromosome 13, arahy.Tifrunner.gnm2.J5K5, whole genome shotgun sequence genomic window:
- the LOC112737262 gene encoding uncharacterized protein, whose translation MQKKFRVLTPFLSQMAAADNTTKPRDYYKVLEVDYDATDENIKLNYRRLALKWHPDKHKGDSTVTAKFQEINEAYNVLSDPAKRCDYDLTGACEIEKYSLQEYLARFKGMILTCNGLGINHTDRWSPHLIESIDSLDE comes from the exons ATGCAAAAGAAGTTTCGCGTGTTGACCCCATTTCTGTCGCAAATGGCTGCCGCTGACAACACCACCAAGCCAAGG GATTATTACAAAGTGTTGGAGGTTGATTATGAtgcaactgatgaaaacatcaaattaaattaccGAAGACTTGCATTG AAATGGCATCCTGACAAGCATAAAGGTGACAGTACAGTTACTGCAAAATTTCAAGAGATAAATGAAGCTTACAATG TGTTGAGTGATCCTGCCAAGCGTTGTGACTATGATTTAACCGGAGCCTGTGAGATCGAAAAATATAGCTTGCAG GAATACCTTGCCAGATTTAAAGGAATGATTCTTACCTGCAATGGACTTGGCATCAACCATACAGACAGATG GTCGCCACATTTGATTGAAAGTATTGATTCCTTAGATGAGTAA